The following nucleotide sequence is from Zea mays cultivar B73 chromosome 1, Zm-B73-REFERENCE-NAM-5.0, whole genome shotgun sequence.
AAGTGGTGTCAAAGAAACACCTATAGTGGATCATAACAAGAGACCTGCATCCAGTGACATACTGGACATAGTTGAATGCAAACGGCTGAAGCAGGAAGATCAAAGTAATAACTCCACCCTCTCTTGACCAGTACATAACGTCTTTTCTGAAAGTTTGTTTATGCAGAGACAGTTAGATAATGTACTTGTCTTTTGTTTATTCCAGTCGTTACTAAGGAAGACAACCATACATCTGCTGAGGAGGAATTTCATGACTACCCCACATACACGACTTGCGAAAGAAGCTTTGACTCACCACTATATGAGAGTGAGGAAAGTGAAGATGAGGGCGTAGATTCACCTCTCCATTGTTCACATGCTCGCACCTATGTTGAAGATGGTCTATGGCCTGCCAGCTTTCATCAATCTGTTGGCCCTTTTTCCTTGAGGAAACCTGTTCCTATCGGGTCAAATCATCAGGCTGAATTACCTGAGTGCAGGCCATTTGGTGGAAGAACTGAAGAAGACGAAAGTGTCAAGTGGATCAGAAACAGTGTTGTGCCAATGCCTGGTACTGATGCATCGTCTTTGGTGTTGGAGCCTGTTCACTGCAAAGCAGGTTGTGATTGTCTTGACGAAGGTTCAATCAATTGTGTGAAAAAGCATGTGATGGAAGCAAGAGAAAATTTGAAGGATTCTGTTGGTGCAGACGCCTTCAGGGAGTTGGGTTTCTATGACATGGGGGAAGAGGTTGCCTCAAGGTGGTCAGAAGAGGAGGAACGTTTGTTCCAGCAAGTGGTCTCGTCAAACCGTGCTTCTCTGCGCAGGAACTTTTGGGATGAACTTCCTCTTGCCTTCCCTTCCAAGTCCAGCAAAGAGCTAGTGAGCTACTACTTCAATGTCTTCATGTTGAGGAAGAGGGCTGAGCAGAACAGGTTCGACCCAGCGAACATTGACAGTGACGACGATGAGTGGCAGGCAGGTGGTGATTTTGAGTTTCCAATAACAGGAAGAACTGATGAATACATGCCAATCGAGTCCCTTACTGATCAAGATGATGTTGCTTGCAATCCATTTCCCTTGGAGGGGGATTTATATGGAGATTCTGATGATGAGGACGAGCTTGACAATTCCAGTGGAGACAGGCATAATGGTGTGCAGAGGGCTGGTATGTTGTCAGAGGGTCATCCCGAAATGTCATTTATAGATCATGATCAACAGACGTTGAAGCTAGATGCAGATGCACAAGATGACTCTTGCACATCATTTGAGGCTCATCAGGTTGGTTGCGATGGTGGGGCACATACTGATATTGGCAATCACTACAGGAGTGACGACGGCCTTTGTGGTGGTGCAGAACATGGGTTCTTTGGTGACCATTGTGACACAAAAGAGTGGGGCTTCGGTTTCAGTACTGGTTGGGAGAGGCATGATTTTTTGTCAACGAACAATGTCATAGAAGAGGTGTTCGGGAAGGGCTCCAGTGAAGATGGAAGTGACACTGCTACTGGCCAGGACCTTATCTGAGCCAGAGGCGGAGGCTTCTTTTCAGCTGCGAAACCTTTAGCAGCCCCCCCTTGTTCTCTGAATCTGTACAGCAGTAGTAGTTGGCTATTTTGATTTGATGCCTCACTTGTTCGTATAGGAATCTCTCATCCCTGTCCTTGAACATCATCTGCTTGCGATATTGGTCGCATGGCTAATGTAAATCCGACGATGATATCATCTGTCGATGATCTGTTGTTAGGCTGTAGCATGTACGTATCATCTTTGTAGTGACGGTGTGTTTTGACCTGAGCATTTTTCCCATGTGCCAACGAGGGTCATGTAATAA
It contains:
- the LOC103632631 gene encoding uncharacterized protein isoform X1 — translated: MLHQENSEAFGRHHSEQLACVNMRGADNGHPNFLPEKCQIAVCPEVHQRGEKVGLFDEELVHGIHLTSPCVQSPFLPSGVKETPIVDHNKRPASSDILDIVECKRLKQEDQIVTKEDNHTSAEEEFHDYPTYTTCERSFDSPLYESEESEDEGVDSPLHCSHARTYVEDGLWPASFHQSVGPFSLRKPVPIGSNHQAELPECRPFGGRTEEDESVKWIRNSVVPMPGTDASSLVLEPVHCKAGCDCLDEGSINCVKKHVMEARENLKDSVGADAFRELGFYDMGEEVASRWSEEEERLFQQVVSSNRASLRRNFWDELPLAFPSKSSKELVSYYFNVFMLRKRAEQNRFDPANIDSDDDEWQAGGDFEFPITGRTDEYMPIESLTDQDDVACNPFPLEGDLYGDSDDEDELDNSSGDRHNGVQRAGMLSEGHPEMSFIDHDQQTLKLDADAQDDSCTSFEAHQVGCDGGAHTDIGNHYRSDDGLCGGAEHGFFGDHCDTKEWGFGFSTGWERHDFLSTNNVIEEVFGKGSSEDGSDTATGQDLI
- the LOC103632631 gene encoding uncharacterized protein isoform X2, giving the protein MLHQENSEAFGRHHSEQLACVNMRGADNGHPNFLPEKCQIAVHQRGEKVGLFDEELVHGIHLTSPCVQSPFLPSGVKETPIVDHNKRPASSDILDIVECKRLKQEDQIVTKEDNHTSAEEEFHDYPTYTTCERSFDSPLYESEESEDEGVDSPLHCSHARTYVEDGLWPASFHQSVGPFSLRKPVPIGSNHQAELPECRPFGGRTEEDESVKWIRNSVVPMPGTDASSLVLEPVHCKAGCDCLDEGSINCVKKHVMEARENLKDSVGADAFRELGFYDMGEEVASRWSEEEERLFQQVVSSNRASLRRNFWDELPLAFPSKSSKELVSYYFNVFMLRKRAEQNRFDPANIDSDDDEWQAGGDFEFPITGRTDEYMPIESLTDQDDVACNPFPLEGDLYGDSDDEDELDNSSGDRHNGVQRAGMLSEGHPEMSFIDHDQQTLKLDADAQDDSCTSFEAHQVGCDGGAHTDIGNHYRSDDGLCGGAEHGFFGDHCDTKEWGFGFSTGWERHDFLSTNNVIEEVFGKGSSEDGSDTATGQDLI
- the LOC103632631 gene encoding uncharacterized protein isoform X3, with amino-acid sequence MVIRISFLRNARLQSPFLPSGVKETPIVDHNKRPASSDILDIVECKRLKQEDQIVTKEDNHTSAEEEFHDYPTYTTCERSFDSPLYESEESEDEGVDSPLHCSHARTYVEDGLWPASFHQSVGPFSLRKPVPIGSNHQAELPECRPFGGRTEEDESVKWIRNSVVPMPGTDASSLVLEPVHCKAGCDCLDEGSINCVKKHVMEARENLKDSVGADAFRELGFYDMGEEVASRWSEEEERLFQQVVSSNRASLRRNFWDELPLAFPSKSSKELVSYYFNVFMLRKRAEQNRFDPANIDSDDDEWQAGGDFEFPITGRTDEYMPIESLTDQDDVACNPFPLEGDLYGDSDDEDELDNSSGDRHNGVQRAGMLSEGHPEMSFIDHDQQTLKLDADAQDDSCTSFEAHQVGCDGGAHTDIGNHYRSDDGLCGGAEHGFFGDHCDTKEWGFGFSTGWERHDFLSTNNVIEEVFGKGSSEDGSDTATGQDLI